Proteins from one Pseudoliparis swirei isolate HS2019 ecotype Mariana Trench chromosome 22, NWPU_hadal_v1, whole genome shotgun sequence genomic window:
- the LOC130213071 gene encoding uncharacterized protein C7orf31-like: protein MFPSFRSPDDHETGVRAASQHVLNPLIPNNAPTVTVLRKTKGGPYRHEVLEKPMTNMKKAVRWTGEHGFLDQTKSSKGEKQIFYPTPPKTMLPNPKLRDWELSLSERTSNMLKNLERTQWVTTYQMNHTGSGPANPLMIDDFKERISVITGINTPLRERSFPVFVPSTPRGGWRKRQQGSTCSRTAHEFPNRSQALNHDSPSAAINQHRQQEIPEKYNEAQDPNPKSHNQPKYSSGSTEVQSAESSKEVLHRQHTESKRSLDEGREGEIQLSMSQISQEANTARISGTKQLLDMYTSPVSQKEMEVTREKSLTEQCGGNLSTISGSSVAKEMAGIESNAKLPSRASSEQEMLAKGRELPGRMSNPCILPRPPVLPGSGGIVGKEGGAICLRDLQNKFSKSKAHRDFNCSITHAAVNLRDNVVKGKKHDFYGINCFYLRG, encoded by the exons ATGTTCCCATCCTTCCGCTCCCCAGATGACCATGAAACAGGAGTAAGAGCTGCCTCTCAACATGTCCTCAACCCCCTCATCCCAAATAACGCACCGACCGTCACTGTGCTAAGAAAAACTAAAG GTGGTCCATACAGACATGAGGTCTTGGAGAAACCCATGacaaacatgaagaaagctgttAGGTGGACTGGAGAACACGGCTTCTTAGAT CAGACAAAGTCATCGAAAGGAGAGAAACAGATATTCTATCCGACTCCTCCAAAGACGATGCTGCCAAATCCTAAACTTCGTGACTGGGAATTGTCGTTATCTGAGCGGACAAGCAACATGCTGAAGAATTTGGAGCGGACTCAATGGGTAACCACCTACCAAATGAACCACACAG GATCTGGGCCAGCAAATCCACTCATGATAGATGACTTCAAAGAAAGAATCAGTGTCATTACAGGGATAAATACACCACTG AGAGAAAGGTCTTTTCCCGTGTTTGTTCCCTCTACACCTCGAGGAGGATGGAGAAAAAGGCAGCAGGGGAGCACCTGCAGTCGTACTGCTCATGAATTCCCAAATCGATCTCAAGCTCTGAACCACGACTCTCCTTCAGCTGCTATAAACCAACATAGGCAACAAGAGATCCCAGAGAAGTATAACGAGGCACAAGATCCAAACCCAAAGTCTCATAATCAACCAAAGTACAGTTCTGGCTCCACAGAAGTACAGAGCGCTGAGTCATCCAAGGAGGTCTTACATAGACAACACACTGAGAGCAAAAGATCTCTGGATGAAGGCAGGGAGGGAGAAATTCAATTATCCATGTCACAAATCAGCCAAGAGGCTAACACTGCCCGGATCTCCGGTACAAAGCAACTCCTAGACATGTACACTTCCCCTGTTTCCCagaaagagatggaggtcaCCCGGGAGAAGAGCCTGACCGAGCAGTGTGGAGGAAATCTTTCTACCATTAGTGGGTCATCTGTGGCCAAAGAGATGGcaggtattgaatcaaatgctaAGTTACCATCAAGGGCATCTTCAGAGCAGGAGATGCTGGCAAAGGGCAGAGAGCTCCCAGGCCGTATGTCCAACCCCTGCATCCTGCCAAGGCCGCCTGTCCTGCCTGGCAGTGgtggcattgtgggtaaagaAGGCGGAGCTATCTGCCTCCGGGACCTTCAGAATAAATTCAGTAAATCAAAGGCCCATCGTGACTTTAATTGCTCCATAACTCATGCTGCTGTGAACCTGAGGGACAATGTTGTCAAGGGGAAGAAACATGACTTCTACGGGATCAACTGTTTCTACCTGCGTGGATAA